A genomic window from Triticum urartu cultivar G1812 chromosome 7, Tu2.1, whole genome shotgun sequence includes:
- the LOC125519337 gene encoding uncharacterized protein LOC125519337, protein MQLWPPVNVKRRSGCMAMLATAPLQQDDGVDVGFATPLATGGEIGPRDGCGAGATAGDEGSFTMPMAADSPLVPATVCPPAPWKSAPVPTGKRAPLQQRLFYPVPRDLTTVFVAVPQCPPPAKKMRAHVVESSVPLGT, encoded by the coding sequence ATGCAGCTTTGGCCTCCCGTTAACGTGAAAAGGCGGAGCGGATGCATGGCCATGCTGGCAACTGCGCCACTGCAGCAAGACGACGGCGTCGACGTCGGCTTCGCCACACCGCTGGCGACGGGTGGAGAAATTGGGCCGCGAGACGGCTGCGGAGCGGGGGCcaccgccggcgacgagggcagCTTCACCATGCCCATGGCGGCCGACAGTCCGCTGGTGCCGGCGACGGTGTGCCCACCGGCGCCTTGGAAGTCAGCACCGGTGCCGACGGGGAAGCGTGCGCCTTTGCAGCAGCGGCTCTTCTACCCGGTGCCGCGCGACTTGACCACCGTGTTCGTGGCTGTGCCGCAGTGCCCGCCGCCCGCCAAGAAGATGCGGGCGCACGTGGTGGAATCATCTGTGCCTCTAGGCACGTGA